In Fusarium falciforme chromosome 10, complete sequence, a single genomic region encodes these proteins:
- a CDS encoding Sulfatase domain-containing protein, with translation MPVSHSIPPKPLPLQVASKNGGDKPNYIIFMPDQLRYDSLGCTTGPDSGIKTPNIDAFAARGSLFTNCFTQASVCSQSRCSMFTGTYPHVSGHRSLENLIKPWEPNIFRSLKESGYHVACLAPRGDTFAPTVTELSVTEYGFLETPEYVPKFGGGEREIDESIWGRLFYRGLRDADKAMDYDEAVVRSALTWLDCPPTDKPWVLFMPLIFPHCPFQVEEPFFSMYDREGITSIEATPEKKTGYEPRYMKSIRERYGTHRATDEIWKEIKATYYGMISRLDDQFGRVMKRVDELGIWKDTVTMFFTDHGEYLGDHGLIEKWPSGLSETLVHEPLIVGGAGLPEGRKINAMTEMVDLVPTMLEISGIGESFSHNGLSWIPLLCGDATTHKQYAFSEGGFLTSEEPILEQAPYPYDLKAGLQHEDTTLVGKAISLRDETWTFVYRLYEPSELYHRQNDPHELHNLAEDPDHKELADKFEKATLKWLLQGADVMPWTADPRFPEVKLKSPREQMQERLKQVRSE, from the coding sequence ATGCCCGTCTCTCACAGCATCCCCCCAAAACCCCTGCCCCTGCAGGTCGCCTCTAAGAATGGAGGCGACAAGCCAAACTACATCATCTTCATGCCCGACCAGCTGAGATACGACTCCCTCGGCTGCACGACGGGTCCTGACTCTGGCATTAAAACACCAAACATTGACGCCTTTGCCGCCCGAGGAAGCCTCTTTACCAATTGCTTCACGCAAGCCTCGGTATGCTCACAGTCACGATGTAGCATGTTCACAGGGACGTATCCGCACGTCAGTGGGCATCGAAGCCTTGAGAACCTCATCAAGCCTTGGGAGCCCAACATTTTCCGGAGTCTCAAGGAGTCGGGTTATCATGTTGCATGTCTTGCCCCGCGAGGCGATACCTTTGCGCCCACGGTCACGGAGCTCAGCGTCACAGAATATGGCTTCCTCGAAACACCAGAGTATGTGCCCAAGTTTGGAGGAGGCGAGCGCGAAATCGATGAGAGCATTTGGGGACGACTGTTTTATCGAGGCCTAAGAGACGCGGATAAGGCCATGGATTACGATGAGGCTGTCGTGAGGTCAGCTTTGACTTGGCTGGACTGTCCTCCGACCGACAAGCCTTGGGTACTTTTCATGCCTCTGATCTTCCCTCATTGTCCTTTCCAGGTTGAGGAACCCTTCTTTTCCATGTATGACCGAGAGGGGATTACCAGCATCGAAGCCACGCCGGAAAAGAAGACGGGCTATGAGCCAAGGTACATGAAGTCCATCAGAGAGCGATATGGTACACACCGTGCAACGGATGAGATCTGGAAAGAGATCAAGGCTACTTACTATGGCATGATTTCTCGACTTGATGACCAATTTGGCCGTGTCATGAAGCGCGTGGATGAGTTGGGAATTTGGAAGGATACCGTCACCATGTTCTTTACTGATCATGGAGAATATCTCGGTGACCATGGCCTCATCGAGAAGTGGCCTTCTGGTCTATCTGAGACTCTGGTTCATGAGCCGCTCATTGTCGGAGGTGCAGGATTACCAGAGGGAAGAAAGATCAACGCCATGACAGAAATGGTTGATCTTGTCCCAACCATGTTGGAAATTTCAGGGATTGGCGAGTCGTTCTCCCACAACGGACTGTCCTGGATTCCTCTGCTCTGTGGTGATGCTACAACACACAAACAATATGCTTTCTCTGAAGGTGGCTTCCTGACGTCAGAGGAGCCCATACTCGAGCAGGCGCCCTACCCATACGATTTGAAAGCTGGTCTACAGCACGAAGATACAACCCTGGTTGGAAAAGCCATCTCCTTGAGAGACGAGACCTGGACGTTTGTGTATAGACTGTACGAGCCGTCAGAGCTGTATCATCGACAAAACGACCCTCACGAGCTACACAATCTAGCCGAAGATCCAGATCACAAGGAGTTGGCAGACAAGTTCGAAAAGGCTACTCTGAAGTGGCTGTTGCAAGGAGCCGATGTAATGCCTTGGACGGCGGATCCGAGATTTCCGGAGGTGAAGCTCAAGAGTCCGCGAGAGCAGATGCAAGAGCGGTTGAAGCAGGTTCGGAGTGAATGA
- a CDS encoding MFS domain-containing protein — translation MGIFTKFRLFNRRLALACMLIAVSTFNYGFDNQAFASTQAMDPFEKQFGHWDEKKGAYALEPYWLSLFNSLNYIGFAFGVIAGSFISARWGRRWCMFVMSVYALGTATISVTSFHREQIMAARILNYVYVGMELGVVPTFQSEIVPAQARGFMVGSYQLSLAVGGLVINSVCFGTSFLPDNRAWRIPLGLFYIVPTIVVAGIWFIPESPRWLLRKDRVEEAWQNLRKLREGAFTEEQIEAEFKELRTSLEQEVEQGRFIELLQGNNLKRTAIVIAVNFLMQASGQAFVSQYGAVYVKMLGTINPFGFNLITASVNIVTLTCILLWTDVIGRRILMIASSCTMFAAMTTMGGLGIESPVADDRKKGVLAMMALFACGFSMGWAPLSYVVTTEISALRLRDLTSRVGFTTNVIMNFTVNFIIPYLIYDQYAGLNSKVGFIFGGLMGVAIVFVYFCVPECKGKTLEQVDFLFNQGVPIRDFGKTDAAALMQSVLEEDNGKKRDSDVEKGSVVVGSKHDN, via the exons ATGGGGATCTTTACCAAGTTCCGCCTCTTTAACAGGAGGCTTGCCCTCGCTTGTATGCTCATTGCCGTGTCGACTTTCAACTATGGCTTTGACAATCAGGCGTTTGCGAGTACGCAGGCCATGGACCCGTTTGAGAAGCAGTTTGGCCACtgggatgagaagaagggggcATACGCTCTTGAGCCGTACTGGCTCTCGCTGTTCAACAGTCTCAATTACATTGGCTTTGCCTTTG GAGTCATTGCGGGTAGCTTCATCTCGGCTCGCTGGGGTCGAAGGTGGTGCATGTTTGTCATGAGCGTTTACGCTCTTGGTACGGCCACCATTTCTGTCACATCTTTCCACCGCGAGCAGATTATGGCAGCCCGTATTCTCAACTATGTCTACGTTGGCATGGAACTTGGCGTCGTTCCAACCTTCCAGTCTGAAATCG TCCCCGCTCAAGCCCGAGGCTTCATGGTCGGCTCATACCAGCTCAGTCTCGCAGTCGGTGGCCTCGTCATCAACAGCGTCTGTTTCGGTACCAGCTTCCTCCCCGACAACCGCGCATGGAGAATCCCCCTCGGCTTGTTTTACATCGTCCCAACCATTGTTGTGGCGGGTATCTGGTTTATTCCCGAATCGCCCAGATGGCTTCTCCGCAAGGACCGGGTCGAAGAGGCGTGGCAGAACCTCCGCAAGCTTCGAGAAGGCGCTTTCACTGAAGAACAGATTGAAGCAGAGTTTAAGGAGCTTCGTACCTCTCTCGAACAAGAGGTTGAGCAGGGTCGTTTCATTGAGTTGCTTCAAGGCAACAACCTCAAGCGAACGGCTATCGTCATCGCTGTCAACTTTCTGATGCAGGCCAGTGGTCAGGCTTTTGTGTCGCAGTACGGCGCTGTGTACGTCAAGATGCTTGGAACCATTAACCCGTTCGGCTTCAACCTGATCACGGCAAGTGTCAACATTGTTACCTTGACTTGCATTCTTCTCTGGACGGATGTTATTGGTAGACG TATCCTTATGATTGCATCTTCCTGCACAATGTTTGCAGCAATGACCACCATGGGAGGCTTGGGTATTGAGAGCCCCGTCGCCGACGATAGAAAGAAGGGtgtcttggccatgatggcccTGTTTGCCTGTGGCTTCTCAATGGGCTGGGCGCCGCTGAGTTATGTCGTCACCACCGAGATCTCGGCTCTTCGACTTCGCGATCTTACCTCGAGAGTCGGATTCACCACCAATGTCATCATGAA CTTTACCGTCAACTTCATCATCCCGTACCTCATCTACGACCAGTATGCCGGCTTGAACAGCAAGGTTGGCTTCATCTTTGGCGGCCTCATGGGGGTCGCTATCGTCTTTGTGTACTTCTGTGTACCTGAGTGCAAGGGCAAGACGTTGGAGCAGGTTGACTTTTTGTTCAACCAAGGTGTTCCGATCCGTGACTTTGGCAAGACGGATGCTGCGGCTCTGATGCAATCTGTCTTGGAGGAGGACAATGGTAAGAAACGCGACTCTGATGTCGAGAAGGGCTCTGTTGTGGTGGGGTCCAAGCATGATAACTGA
- a CDS encoding HET domain-containing protein, producing the protein MTSPEKIDIGSSAGAALVYEDVASLDVVQEQIRILHLEPGWGSAPISCTIHRISLTSDPPAKYEALSYTWGDPKVTREIIVNGYLVNVTFNLYSALYRLRQAEEMRVLWVDALCINQTDVDERGQQVGLMGKIYSICDNTVIWIDEPPFETWPAHWFGDERDHPSLIWLGNEFVYYSTLQEPADPASVDIVFHVFANLRLIQDSHLFEQPLFTDLTGANFAYPPDYNSYRSMMAQALAPFADSPWWTRIWTVQECILPQRATFIYGPVSIELSFMLQVFSALSRHMLADCCSTTGAQTNPELMPHLRKLGLAMRPIDQLRSERREGPKLSLWTALGVTRSRFATDDRDRVFGVLGLVNSWIREPIVPKYRAKTEEIYTLATLDEILATNSLSPLHFPLQKDIYPDVPSWVIDWTAGSNVSLRLNVYQWTQEHYLQFYVSHKQPSHMVARDCNRVLEVKGRQCDRVALVGPTCKHGIPKDKRNVYCQWFRLFELDRNPSRLYKTGEPYFDAFWKCLCWDLVLSVDGPAEKAHFRRSKGTTDSYEAFVAFAPVSPYSVFHPEGLSPEDREAAVHFDPRFDIGQHAGTREHTSETFITEQLIGGITLNTAMFMTESGYLGLGPAETQVGDEVWCLFGSWMPFVLRPTGKTQEVVAGKGEKPLRSVLGICYVHGAMDGEVADDESLPIETVYLA; encoded by the exons ATGACATCACCGGAAAAGATTGATATTGGATCCTCGGCTGGGGCTGCCTTGGTCTACGAGGACGTCGCCTCATTAGACGTTGTTCAAGAGCAGATCCGCATACTGCACCTCGAGCCTGGATGGGGCTCTGCTCCTATCTCCTGCACTATCCATCGCATTTCTCTCACTTCTGATCCGCCTGCGAAGTATGAGGCGCTCAGCTACACGTGGGGTGATCCCAAAGTTACCCGGGAGATCATTGTCAATGGCTACCTAGTTAACGTCACCTTCAACCTCTACTCGGCACTCTATCGTCTTCGTCAAGCTGAAGAGATGCGTGTCTTGTGGGTTGATGCACTGTGCATCAATCAGACTGATGTGGATGAGCGTGGTCAGCAGGTCGGCCTGATGGGCAAAATCTATTCCATCTGCGATAACACCGTCATCTGGATAGATGAACCACCATTCGAGACATGGCCGGCGCATTGGTTCGGTGATGAGAGAGATCATCCGTCACTGATATGGCTGGGGAACGAATTTGTCTATTACTCAACGCTACAAGAGCCAGCTGACCCAGCTTCCGTCGACATTGTCTTCCACGTCTTTGCCAATCTTAGGCTTATCCAAGATTCACATCTTTTTGAACAGCCGCTATTCACAGACTTGACAGGAGCCAACTTTGCGTATCCACCAGACTATAACTCTTACCGCTCCATGATGGCGCAGGCCTTGGCTCCATTTGCAGATAGTCCTTGGTGGACGAGGATCTGG ACGGTTCAAGAATGTATTCTTCCCCAGAGAGCAACATTCATATATGGACCTGTCTCGATCGAACTGTCATTCATGCTTCAAGTGTTTTCAGCCTTGAGCCGGCATATGTTGGCAGACTGCTGCAGTACAACGGGTGCGCAGACGAACCCAGAACTCATGCCCCATCTTCGCAAGCTAGGCCTCGCCATGAGGCCTATCGACCAACTCAGAAGCGAGCGCAGAGAAGGACCCAAGCTTTCGCTCTGGACGGCCCTGGGTGTTACTCGGTCTCGCTTCGCCACAGATGATCGTGATCGTGTCTTTGGCgtgcttggccttgtcaacTCGTGGATTAGAGAACCCATCGTGCCAAAATACAGGGCCAAGACTGAAGAAATCTACACGCTGGCAACTCTTGATGAGATACTCGCAACAAACAGTCTATCGCCTCTACATTTTCCGCTGCAAAAGGATATTTACCCAGATGTTCCTTCGTGGGTTATCGACTGGACCGCTGGCAGCAACGTTTCACTTCGACTGAATGTATATCAATGGACTCAAGAACATTATCTTCAGTTTTACGTGTCGCATAAGCAGCCATCTCACATGGTGGCTCGGGATTGCAACCGAGTGCTCGAAGTCAAAGGCCGTCAATGCGATCGAGTTGCCCTTGTTGGCCCGACATGCAAACACGGAATACCAAAAGACAAGCGAAACGTATACTGCCAGTGGTTCAGGCTCTTTGAGCTTGATCGAAACCCTTCAAGGCTGTACAAAACCGGCGAACCCTATTTTGATGCTTTCTGGAAGTGTCTTTGCTGGGATCTTGTCCTTTCGGTGGATGGACCTGCTGAAAAGGCTCACTTTAGGAGATCCAAGGGAACTACGGATAGTTACGAGGCTTTTGTGGCCTTTGCTCCAGTATCACCGTACTCGGTATTCCATCCGGAGGGTCTTTCTCCAGAGGATCGAGAGGCAGCTGTGCACTTTGATCCAAGGTTTGACATTGGCCAACATGCTGGGACGAGGGAGCACACATCCGAAACTTTCATCACAGAGCAGTTAATTGGAGGCATAACTTTAAATACGGCCATGTTTATGACTGAGTCCGGGTACCTGGGACTGGGACCTGCAGAGACGCAGGTTGGGGATGAGGTGTGGTGTTTATTTGGTAGTTGGATGCCTTTTGTGCTAAGGCCGACTGGGAAGACCCAAGAGGTCGTCGCTGGAAAGGGAGAAAAGCCGCTGCGTTCGGTATTGGGGATCTGTTATGTACACGGGGCTATGGATGGTGAGGTTGCCGATGACGAGAGCCTCCCAATCGAGACTGTCTACCTTGCTTGA
- a CDS encoding DAO domain-containing protein: MTISKSSNIAIVGGGAFGLSTALHLTEAGYTNISIYEQDDQIPPRYSAANDLNKIVRAEYEDPFWTELTIVSAIYHFPYLAKVDTHVTQQAISAWKTPFYAPFFHQTGFIHCVSRNAPEEATATLSRFRAAADAHPQLKDHVLPFREDGDIQKRFWQYTGSFPGWSGYFNSFDGYAHSGAALTAAYREAQARGVRFFLGPQGVVSEIVYEKTPDGRRATGIKTGIGGFHAADLVIVAVGAAATKLVPEIGTQVVAKSWSVAHVHLSDQEVSALRGIPITYARDLGFYFEPDPKTNLLKICPMGGGYINTDPKTGFSHAPKSLKDSAFVPEHDEVKMRKLLAETLPYLADRPLVKKSLCWFADTLNSDFIIDFVSQTSESLVLLTGDSGHGFKFFPIFGSWVKKLLEQGDQSTARWKWKDPKASQGDADWGGSVSWRLGETLELSDIQPPSAPKL; encoded by the coding sequence ATGACAATCTCCAAGTCTAGCAATATTGCTatcgtcggcggcggcgcctTTGGCCTCTCGACTGCGCTTCATTTGACTGAGGCAGGCTACACCAACATTTCGATCTACGAGCAAGACGACCAGATCCCCCCTCGCTACTCTGCAGCCAACGACCTCAACAAGATCGTCAGGGCAGAGTATGAGGATCCCTTTTGGACCGAGCTCACCATTGTAAGTGCCATCTACCATTTCCCCTATCTAGCAAAAGTTGACACACATGTTACCCAGCAAGCAATCTCCGCCTGGAAGACGCCCTTCTACGCCCCCTTCTTCCATCAAACTGGATTCATTCACTGTGTCTCCAGAAATGCACCCGAGGAAGCTACAGCAACCTTGAGTCGCTTCCGGGCAGCAGCCGACGCCCATCCTCAGCTCAAGGACCATGTACTTCCTTTCCGTGAAGATGGCGACATCCAGAAGCGCTTCTGGCAGTACACTGGTTCGTTTCCAGGATGGAGCGGTTACTTTAACAGTTTCGACGGATATGCACACTCCGGAGCTGCCTTGACCGCTGCCTACCGAGAGGCGCAGGCTCGCGGGGTGAGGTTCTTCCTCGGTCCCCAAGGCGTAGTGTCCGAGATTGTGTACGAGAAGACTCCCgatggaagaagagcaactGGCATCAAGACTGGTATCGGTGGTTTCCACGCAGCAGACTTGGTCATCGTGGCTGTCGGAGCTGCCGCCACCAAGCTGGTACCCGAGATTGGAACCCAAGTCGTCGCCAAATCTTGGTCTGTCGCCCACGTCCACCTATCCGACCAAGAAGTTTCTGCTCTTCGAGGTATCCCCATCACATATGCTAGGGATCTCGGTTTCTACTTTGAGCCGGACCCCAAGACAAATCTTCTCAAGATCTGCCCCATGGGCGGTGGTTACATCAACACAGATCCAAAAACTGGTTTTTCTCATGCCCCCAAGTCACTCAAAGACAGCGCGTTTGTCCCTGAGCATGATGAAGTCAAGATGAGAAAGCTTCTCGCCGAGACTCTCCCATATTTGGCGGATCGGCCTCTGGTCAAAAAATCTCTATGCTGGTTCGCCGATACACTGAATTCAGATTTTATCATCGATTTTGTTTCTCAGACCTCAGAGTCACTGGTCTTGCTCACCGGTGACTCTGGCCACGGATTCAAGTTCTTCCCCATCTTTGGGTCTTGGGtcaagaagcttcttgaACAGGGCGACCAGTCCACCGCTAGGTGGAAGTGGAAGGatcccaaggccagccaaGGTGACGCCGACTGGGGAGGAAGCGTCAGCTGGCGGCTGGGAGAGACACTGGAGTTGTCGGATATTCAGCCTCCCTCAGCCCCCAAGCTGTAA
- a CDS encoding Multifunctional fusion protein has product MPITNALGMSVSRAGWTLPRGLRAAPFSTSVQRRADVTAPFRLPDPRNEPNPEYRKGSPERKKLEEALSKLRSQLPVRSDVFYNGTIQATSKSLDQVMPSEHGTVFTNYPMASRQQTSEAIEAALKAKRSWEETPFVDRAAIFQKAAELATTEYRYELVAATMLGQGKNIWQGEIDAAAELADFFRLNCNYAAELLEKQPTRGTNGMWSRMDWRPIEGFVYAVSPFNFTAIGGNLISGPALMGNVVIWKPSQYNVYASAIVYKILLEAGLPPNVIQFLPGDAEEITDVVLKHKDFGGINFVGSSKVFRSIYGKIGQGIAEERYKDFPRVVGETSGKNFHLIHPSADIESAVNHTVRGAFEYQGQKCSATSRVYLPQSRAEEFLKGIKSKVEQITIGSPDKQLEAFMGPVIHKHSFNKIKGIIDSANNDPSVKLLVGGTYDDSVGYFVKPTVYQVDSPDHRLFNEEIFGPVFAVYVYPDSQWGSILKQVDEAGGGLALTGAIFAKSRAAIREAEDALRYSAGNFYISKFPLINCKTTAALIGQQSFGGARSSGTNDKAGSSDPLRRFASPRMIKEEFFPQKTFLYPSNES; this is encoded by the exons ATGCCTATCACCAACGCTCTCGGAATGAGCGTCAGCCGTGCAGGCTGGACACTCCCTCGTGGACTCCGAGCCGCCCCGTTCAGCACTTCAGTCCAGAGGAGAGCCGATGTCACAGCACCTTTCAGACTTCCTGACCCCAGAAACGAGCCCAAC CCAGAATACAGGAAAGGCTCCCCTGAACGCAAGAAGCTTGAAGAAGCCTTATCCAAGCTCCGCTCACAACTCCCCGTTCGATCCGACGTCTTCTACAATGGCACCATCCAAGCCACGTCCAAGTCACTCGACCAAGTCATGCCCTCAGAGCATGGAACCGTCTTCACAAATTATCCCATGGCATCCCGCCAGCAGACCTCAGAGGCCATTGAGGCAGcactcaaggccaagaggagCTGGGAGGAGACGCCCTTTGTCGATCGAGCAGCTATCTTCCAAAAGGCAGCCGAACTAGCCACGACTGAATACCGTTATGAGTTGGTTGCTGCGACTATGTTGGGACAAGGGAAGAATATCTGGCAAGGAGAAATTGACGCTGCAGCGGAACTGGCGGACTTCTTCCGGCTCAACTGCAACTATGCTGCCGAATTGCTTGAGAAGCAGCCAACGCGAGGTACCAACGGCATGTGGAG CCGAATGGACTGGAGACCCATCGAGGGCTTCGTCTACGCCGTATCCCCCTTCAACTTCACTGCCATCGGCGGCAACCTCATCTCAGGCCCAGCCCTGATGGGCAACGTTGTCATCTGGAAGCCCTCCCAATACAACGTCTACGCCAGCGCCATCGTGTACAAGATCCTCCTCGAAGCAGGCCTGCCACCAAACGTTATCCAATTCCTCCCCGGCGATGCGGAAGAGATCACAGACGTGGTTCTGAAACACAAGGACTTTGGAGGCATCAACTTTGTCGGTTCGTCAAAGGTCTTTCGATCGATTTATGGCAAGATTGGACAAGGTATTGCGGAGGAAAGATACAAGGACTTTCCTCGTGTGGTTGGAGAAACCAGCGGAAAGAACTTTCATCTTATCCATCCCTCGGCAGACATTGAAAGTGCTGTGAACCACACTGTTCGTGGCGCCTTTGAGTATCAGGGTCAAAAGTGTTCTGCTACTTCCCGCGTTTATCTCCCACAGTCGCGAGCGGAAGAATTCCTCAAAGGCATCAAATCCAAGGTCGAACAGATCACCATTGGAAGCCCAGATAAGCAGCTTGAAGCTTTCATGGGGCCTGTCATCCACAAGCACTCCTTCAACAAGATCAAAGGTATCATCGACTCGGCCAACAACGACCCATCAGTGAAGCTACTAGTGGGCGGTACCTATGATGATTCTGTTGGCTATTTTGTGAAGCCAACCGTGTATCAAGTCGACTCTCCAGACCATAGACTCTTCAACGAAGAAATCTTTGGACCCGTATTTGCAGTTTATGTCTATCCCGATTCTCAATGGGGCTCCATTCTGAAGCAGGTTGATGAGGCCGGAGGTGGTCTCGCCCTAACCGGAGCCATCTTTGCCAAGAGCCGAGCAGCCATTCGTGAGGCAGAAGATGCGTTGCGTTACTCTGCCGGTAACTTTTACATCAGCAAGTTCCCCCTAATCA ACTGCAAGACAACCGCTGCCCTAATCGGTCAACAATCCTTCGGTGGTGCTCGTTCCTCGGGTACAAACGACAAGGCCGGTAGCTCTGATCCCCTGCGACGATTTGCGAGCCCCAGGATGATCAAGGAGGAGTTCTTCCCTCAAAAGACATTCTTGTATCCTAGCAACGAGTCTTAA
- a CDS encoding Proline dehydrogenase, whose amino-acid sequence MPSLRHRVSLLSSTSQRSIASLRSTVSSQRRNAANKTPVSATPLPPPHSLLPTGMLLRSLLIATVSSHRALLTPSLAILSLFSKPRSALFSVEKNPLLHAIFKSTLYKHFCAGENVGEVKTTIKNIKDMGFRGVILTYAREVVVDSSTEQEVGIGALEYKEKDAAGLEKEVAFDEGIKAWRYGVLETASMLGEGDFLALKFTGAGAKVTEALAARKPLPTQMQDALDAVCEQVIKRKASILVDAEQQFVQPGIDDVALSLMRTYNREHATVYNTYQAYLKSTPSTLLRHLHFAKDQGFTIGVKLVRGAYMATEPRHIINDTKQQTDDSYDSITQGLLEGRYQDLEHGSSAGFPRLNLFLATHNKHSALNAYQVQQKRSEEGLPLIKVQYGQLLGMADEVSCTLLQLGEKAGYTSPEVYKCLSWGTLGDCISYLLRRAVENRDAVSRTKTEYFAVRKEVWRRLKSALTFGIASR is encoded by the exons ATGCCTTCCTTACGACACCGTGTATCTCTATTGTCTTCTACCTCACAACGATCTATTGCTTCCTTACGATCAACAGTGAGCTCTCAGAGGCGTAATGCTGCCAACAAAACCCCTGTCTCGGCAACGCCACTGCCACCCCCTCACTCTCTCTTACCAACGGGAATGCTTCTTAGGTCGTTGCTCATTGCAACTGTCTCGAGCCATCGTGCCCTTTTGACGCCATCACTTGCCATTCTGTCCTTATTTTCCAAACCTCGGTCCGCTCTTTTCAGCGTCGAAAAGAACCCGCTGCTACATGCAATCTTCAAGTCAACGCTGTACAAGCATTTCTGCGCCGGGGAGAATGTGGGAGAAGTCAAGACGACGATAAAAAATATCAAGGATATGGGATTTCGAGGTGTCATTCTCACTTATGCCCGTGAAGTTGTGGTCGACTCTTCGACGGAGCAAGAAGTTGGCATAGGAGCTCTGGAgtacaaggagaaggacgcGGCCGGGCTTGAGAAAGAAGTTGCATTTGACGAAGGCATTAAGGCATGGCGATATGGTGTGCTGGAGACTGCTTCGATGCTTGGAGAGGGTGACTTTCTAGCTCTCAA ATTCACTGGCGCTGGGGCTAAAGTCACTGAGGCATTGGCAGCCAGGAAACCTCTTCCAACTCAGATGCAAGATGCCCTTGACGCTGTTTGTGAGCAGGTCATCAAACGCAAGGCAAGCATCCTGGTCGACGCCGAACAGCAGTTTGTACAGCCTGGCATCGACGACGTTGCGCTGAGCCTCATGCGCACGTACAATCGAGAGCATGCAACAGTCTACAACACATATCAGGCCTATCTTAAGTCAACACCTTCAACCCTACTACGTCACTTGCACTTCGCCAAGGATCAAGGGTTCACTATTGGCGTCAAGTTGGTGAGAGGGGCGTACATGGCAACAGAACCGCGGCATATTATCAACGATACGAAGCAGCAGACAGATGATTCGTACGATTCAATTACCCAAGGTCTACTGGAGGGAAGGTATCAAGATCTGGAGCATGGTTCATCAGCTGGTTTCCCTCGACTCAACTTGTTTCTGGCAACCCACAACAAGCACAGCGCGCTCAACGCATACCAAGTGCAGCAGAAGCGCTCTGAAGAGGGACTGCCGTTGATCAAAGTGCAATATGGACAGCTGCTTGGTATGGCTGACGAGGTTAGCTGTACTTTGCTGCAGCTCGGTGAGAAGGCGGGCTATACGTCCCCGGAGGTGTACAAGTGCCTGAGCTGGGGAACGCTGGGTGATTGTATCTCGTACCTTCTTAGAAGGGCTGTAGAGAATCGGGATGCTGTCTCGAGGACAAAGACGGAATATTTTGCCGTGAGAAAAGAGGTTTGGAGGCGGCTGAAGAGCGCTCTCACGTTTGGAATCGCGAGTAGATAG